In Sardina pilchardus chromosome 8, fSarPil1.1, whole genome shotgun sequence, a genomic segment contains:
- the bmp3 gene encoding bone morphogenetic protein 3, translating to MASCRRVFVLLLGWSYLYVGYCARLKEHFTGLTKDLELGLLVDAQDKEQHAKKAEDDLSLQDTVSEHMQMLYAKYNQAGFPFKDGNTVRSFRAHLGNINKRPLQIFNLTSLTKSEEVLSATLHYYIGDLHNHTHGCVRPKHCPRHGLRQRGHVQLGIWSFASVANNTRTLGHFRINVSTMYRDFISWQWKDITRVINQAKHHDELLIGVDINSQGRRPWKQLLSDRTPYILVYANDSAISEPESVVSTLQRHKATVIPGLHRLGLNNRNATTHTRRRRSANILLPLQNNELPGPEYPYDVTGWDETSPYDPVESKPAKRPRKKTRKNHRHKNPLLQFDEQTIKKARKKQWNEPRNCARRYLKVDFADIGWSEWIISPKSFDAYYCAGSCQFPMPKSLKPSNHATIQSIVRAVGVVPGIPEPCCVPEKMSPLSILFLDEDKNVVLKVYPNMTVDSCACR from the exons ATGGCGAGTTGTCGGCGTGTGTTTGTCCTGCTTCTTGGATGGAGCTATCTGTACGTTGGATACTGCGCTCGCTTGAAAGAACATTTTACGGGACTCACTAAGGACTTGGAATTGGGACTTTTGGTGGACGCTCAAGACAAGGAGCAACACGCCAAAAAAGCCGAGGATGACCTGAGTCTACAGGACACGGTGTCCGAACACATGCAGATGTTGTACGCCAAGTATAACCAGGCAGGATTTCCCTTCAAGGACGGGAATACTGTTAGAAGTTTCAGGGCGCATTTGG GGAACATCAACAAGAGGCCCTTGCAAATCTTCAACCTGACGTCCCTCACCAAGTCGGAGGAAGTGCTTTCGGCCACTCTGCACTATTACATCGGGGACCTCCACAACCACACTCACGGCTGCGTCCGGCCAAAACACTGCCCTCGCCATGGCCTGCGGCAACGTGGGCACGTCCAGCTGGGCATTTGGAGTTTTGCTTCCGTTGCCAACAACACTAGAACTCTCGGCCACTTCCGAATAAATGTTTCCACAATGTACAGGGACTTCATCTCGTGGCAGTGGAAGGACATTACGCGCGTGATTAATCAGGCGAAACACCATGACGAACTCCTCATTGGTGTTGATATTAATTCGCAAGGCCGAAGGCCCTGGAAACAACTACTGTCAGACCGTACACCTTACATTTTGGTCTACGCCAACGACTCGGCCATATCCGAGCCAGAAAGTGTGGTATCAACGCTGCAAAGACACAAAGCCACGGTCATTCCGGGACTCCACCGGCTGGGACTTAACAACCGTAACGCCACGACTCATACAAGGAGGAGACGGTCCGCAAATATCCTCCTGCCTTTACAGAACAACGAGCTTCCGGGGCCAGAGTATCCATATGATGTTACTGGGTGGGACGAGACGAGTCCGTACGACCCTGTTGAGAGCAAACCAGCCAAGAGGCCACGTAAAAAAACACGCAAAAACCACCGACATAAGAACCCGCTCCTACAGTTTGACGAGCAGACCATCAAGAAGGCGCGCAAGAAGCAGTGGAATGAGCCGCGGAATTGCGCGCGCAGGTACTTGAAGGTGGACTTCGCCGACATCGGCTGGAGCGAGTGGATTATCTCCCCGAAGTCATTTGATGCCTACTACTGCGCAGGCTCCTGCCAGTTCCCAATGCCCAAG tctctgaaGCCCTCCAACCATGCCACCATCCAGAGCATTGTGCGGGCAGTTGGGGTGGTGCCGGGCATCCCGGAGCCCTGCTGTGTCCCCGAGAAGATGTCCCCTCTCAGCATCCTCTTCCTGGACGAGGACAAGAACGTGGTGCTCAAGGTCTACCCCAACATGACCGTGGACTCCTGTGCCTGCAGATAA